A genomic window from Silene latifolia isolate original U9 population chromosome Y, ASM4854445v1, whole genome shotgun sequence includes:
- the LOC141629614 gene encoding uncharacterized protein LOC141629614, translated as MEIVYHEGKVNVVADALSRKSVHANCTAMSRVKLHEEVKKMGICMIRKGDSIRDLTIEIESYDEIREKLKDNPRIAKWRAAVDNTVDTGIVSKFEIHFDNSLRFAGRWCVPYNDELKRKILTEAHSTPYFVHPGGDKYCKDLKKTFWWPKMKKEVAEFVARCLVCQRVKGEHKRPQIKFNL; from the coding sequence atggagatagtttatcatgaagggaaggtAAATGTAGTGGCCGATGCACTAAGTAGGAAATCTGTGCATGCTAATTGCACTGCTATGTCAAGGGTGAAATTGCATGAAGAGGTGAAGAAAATGGGAATTTGTATGATTCGAAAGGGTGATTCAATTAGGGATTTGACCATAGAGATCGAGTCATATGATGAGATCAGGGAGAAGCTGAAAGACAATCCTAGAATTGCTAAGTGGCGCGCGGCCGTGGATAACACCGTGGACACTGGGATTGTTTCCAAGTTCGAGATTCATTTTGATAACAGTCTTAGATTTGCTGGAAGGTGGTGTGTACCTTATAATgatgaattgaaaagaaagatCCTTACTGAAGCTCATTCTACACCTTATTTTGTTCACCCTGGAGGAGACAAATAttgtaaagatttgaagaagactttttggtggccaaagaTGAAGAAGGAAGTAGCTGAATTTGTTGCAAGATGCTTAGTATGTCAAAGGGTGAAGGGAGAGCACAAGAGACCGCAAATAAAGTTCAATCTTTAG